ATACCGGCATGGTAGGTAAGTGGCATTTAGGCATGGACTTTCCAGGCACACCAAAGAATCGGGATTGGTCGCAACCCATTCTAGATATGCCTTTAGATAAGGGCTTCGATTACTTTTATGGAATTCCAGCGTCACTCAATTTCGGAATTCTCGCATGGTTCGAGGGGCGATATGCCGCAGTGCCACCGACGCTGTATACCAATAAAAAGAAGAACCCGCGCTATGTGGACTACCGTATTATGCCGCCCTTTGAGCAAACGGCAGAGAAGTCTAAGGACCCGACACGCATGGTTAAATCGAACTTCGAGATCGCGCCCGATTTCATTGATAACCAGTGCCTGACACGCTTCACCGACAAAGCGATCGAATGGATGGCTGACCAGACCGCGGACGCAAAGATTGGCAAACCATTCTTTCTCTATCTGCCATACACCTCACCCCATTATCCGGTTTGCCCGCTGCCCGAATTCCACGGGCAGGGTGAAGCTGGTGCTTACGGTGAGTTTGTGATCGAAACTGATTATCATGTTGGACGCATTCTTGAGTTTCTTAAAGAATCTGACCTCGATGACAACACGATGATCGTGTATAGCAGCGATAACGGCCCCGAGAAATCTTGGCCTCAGCGTTTGGAAAAAACGGGGCACGATAGTCGTGGCGGCTTCAAAGAGGGTAAACGCTCTGTGTATGAAGGTGGCCATCGCGTGCCCTTCCTAGTGCGTTGGCCTGCAGGGATTGACCAAGCTGGACGTGAATGGGACGGTCTCGTCGGGCAAGTCGATTTACTCGCAACCTTCGCGGAGATTGTCGGCGCTGACGTGCCTGCCGATGGCGGGGAAGATAGCCAGAGCTTTGCTGCGGTGCTACTCGATGCGGATTCGGACGCGGAGCGTTTGCCGTTAATCAATTATGGCAATGGAGCTGGGGATAATCGGTATGCCATTACCGAGGGTAACTGGAAGTTGATTCTACCGAGTAAGAAGGTGAAACAAACGGAACTCTATGATCTGTCGAAAGACCGCGCAGAGACCACTAATGTCGCAGCGCAGCATCCTGAAGTCGTGGATCGTTTGACAAAGGAAATCACAACAATCGTCGTCTCTGGTCGCACCACGCTAGGAGCACCTCAGCCCAACGATACTGGTTACTGGAAAGAGCTATCGTGGATGGATGAAGAACAGTATCAGCGTGAGACTAGGTAGTCGGGGATCTAGATGAGTTGGCCTAAACTCAAACTCCCCCCTCCTCAATTAGGCATATCCTTCTACATATCTTTGTATCTTCGATATAACGTCATTAATGCTCTTTTTTTTAACTCCTCCCCAGCCCAGGGGAGGTGGCTCGGTCTGCCGAGTCAGAGGGGTTTTCACTGTTATTTTAGTCAAGCTGGTAAAATACGCTTAGGTTCCGCAAAGAACCCTTCCGTCTCGCTTCGCGATCCACCTTCACTTCGCAGGGAACGAGTTTTTTACTGCTCACTTCAGATGCCCCCAACTTATGTAGAAGGATATGCTCAATTAGGAGGGGAGTCCTATTGAGTGCGCAGTCTGTCGAAAGTCACCCCATGCGTTTGCCGTATTTCAGAATGATCTCAGTGCGTGAATGAATCTGCAGCTTTCCATAGATTTTACGGACGTGGCTGCGCACTGTGTCGAGGCTGACAGTTAGTTGATCTGCGATTTCTTTGTAAAGCATACCCTTGATCAGTAGGTCGAGCACTTCCTGTTCACGCGGCGTGAGACCATCTTCTGGCTTTGGCTGTGGGCTGCGGTGAAAGAAGCCCACCACCTGTCGAGCGATGTGTGGCGACATCGGTGAGCCACCGCGATAGGCAACTTGAATAGCGTCGACGATCTCCGCTGGTGGTGTGCGTTTTAACAAATAGCCACAAGCGCCTGCGCGTAGGGCGTCAAAGATTAACTCGTCCTCTTCATACATGGTCAGGACGATGCAAATCAGTGAGGGGCAGAGCTGTTTAAGCTGCGTGATACATTCGATCCCGTTTTCGCCTGGCAGGTTGATGTCTACGAGTGCCACTGAAGGCGGGTGATCGGGTATCGCTTGCACCGCTGCTTCGGTGCTGCCGTATATCGCCTGGCATTCAACTGCCGAGCTCGGGAGCTTGAAAAATTTCTCCAAGGCGCGGGCATAGGGCTCGCTGTCTTCGATTAGGACGACGGGAATACTTGCTTCTGTTTGAGTCATGAGAGTGGTAATTTCATTTCGACGATTGTGCCGCCATTTTTATTGGGCAACCAGTCGCAACTGCCGTGGATCGATTGAAGGCGTTGGCGCATGTTGAGGAGTCCATCTTGTCCAGGCCCGACTGA
The window above is part of the Lentimonas sp. CC4 genome. Proteins encoded here:
- a CDS encoding arylsulfatase: MKLRNNFLRLLGSATAFSMAVTLSCLTAQAKMHKPNIIVIYTDDQGYGDVSALNPDAKFHTPNLDRLVHEGVAFTNGHSPDSVCTPSRYGLLTGRYSWRTTRKSGVMGAEGKCMIEDGRMTLASLLKDNGYNTGMVGKWHLGMDFPGTPKNRDWSQPILDMPLDKGFDYFYGIPASLNFGILAWFEGRYAAVPPTLYTNKKKNPRYVDYRIMPPFEQTAEKSKDPTRMVKSNFEIAPDFIDNQCLTRFTDKAIEWMADQTADAKIGKPFFLYLPYTSPHYPVCPLPEFHGQGEAGAYGEFVIETDYHVGRILEFLKESDLDDNTMIVYSSDNGPEKSWPQRLEKTGHDSRGGFKEGKRSVYEGGHRVPFLVRWPAGIDQAGREWDGLVGQVDLLATFAEIVGADVPADGGEDSQSFAAVLLDADSDAERLPLINYGNGAGDNRYAITEGNWKLILPSKKVKQTELYDLSKDRAETTNVAAQHPEVVDRLTKEITTIVVSGRTTLGAPQPNDTGYWKELSWMDEEQYQRETR
- a CDS encoding response regulator transcription factor, with the translated sequence MTQTEASIPVVLIEDSEPYARALEKFFKLPSSAVECQAIYGSTEAAVQAIPDHPPSVALVDINLPGENGIECITQLKQLCPSLICIVLTMYEEDELIFDALRAGACGYLLKRTPPAEIVDAIQVAYRGGSPMSPHIARQVVGFFHRSPQPKPEDGLTPREQEVLDLLIKGMLYKEIADQLTVSLDTVRSHVRKIYGKLQIHSRTEIILKYGKRMG